One Actinospica robiniae DSM 44927 genomic region harbors:
- a CDS encoding SDR family NAD(P)-dependent oxidoreductase: MTTIIGPSPVGLLTGKVVFITGASRGIGAAAARLFAAEGAAVVLAARTEAALERIVDEIRLDGGTAHAVAMDLADRADIHAAVDHVEQVHGRLDGAFNNGAAVQRPGPLDATSEHDIAEQFEVNFRAHWTAMTAEAALMRRTGGGAIVNTSSIGSRRANPALPAYGAMKRALNSITETAAVTWGPEQIRVNGITAGGTETEMMAAWDAVRPGIVKALTATTPLGRLAEPREVAEVAAWLLSDRASMVTGAIVPVDGGAGA; encoded by the coding sequence ATGACGACCATCATCGGCCCCTCCCCCGTCGGCCTGCTCACCGGGAAAGTCGTGTTCATCACCGGAGCCAGCCGCGGCATCGGCGCCGCGGCGGCCCGGCTCTTCGCCGCCGAGGGAGCCGCGGTCGTCCTCGCCGCCCGTACCGAGGCCGCCCTGGAGCGGATCGTCGACGAGATCCGCCTCGACGGCGGCACCGCCCACGCCGTCGCCATGGACCTCGCCGACCGCGCCGACATCCACGCCGCCGTCGACCACGTCGAGCAGGTGCACGGACGACTCGACGGCGCCTTCAACAACGGCGCGGCCGTCCAGCGGCCCGGTCCGCTCGACGCCACCAGCGAGCACGACATCGCAGAACAGTTCGAAGTGAACTTCCGCGCGCACTGGACCGCGATGACGGCCGAGGCCGCGCTCATGCGGCGCACCGGCGGCGGGGCGATCGTCAACACCTCCAGCATCGGCAGCCGCCGCGCCAACCCGGCCCTGCCCGCCTACGGCGCGATGAAGCGCGCCCTGAACAGCATCACCGAGACCGCCGCCGTGACCTGGGGCCCCGAGCAGATCCGGGTCAACGGCATCACCGCCGGCGGCACCGAGACGGAGATGATGGCCGCGTGGGACGCGGTACGCCCCGGCATCGTCAAGGCCCTCACCGCGACGACGCCGCTCGGTCGGCTCGCCGAGCCGCGCGAGGTCGCCGAGGTGGCCGCGTGGCTGCTGAGCGACCGGGCCAGCATGGTCACCGGCGCGATCGTGCCGGTCGACGGCGGCGCAGGGGCCTGA
- a CDS encoding MFS transporter — protein MTTNPTDRKWLGLSAILAATLMDLLDATVLNIAGPEIHRSLGGGTATLQWFTAAYTLALASGLLLGGRLGDVVGRRRMLLGSSVAFTAVSVACAFAWSPASLIGFRAVQGLAAAMMVPQTFGLLRELFPGPELTKAFGIFGPAIGLSTILGPVLAGVLLDANLLGTGWRAIFLINLLLGGYTLLVGRRVLPDTAPSARGSRLDLVGTVLGGGAMTLLIYPLIQGRESGWPAWSFLMMGASVPVFACFVLRQRLLGKGGGTPLIDLGVFRNRSYTSGLAFILAFFGVVVGFSLSFGLFLQLGLGYSPMHASLTALSMACGAFVGSALSSTIGLKLGRRILHLGLGVMGVATVGFLLVLGSAGAGVTGWDMTAPLAVYGLGMGAIFVPLFDLVVGEVRMDQLGSASGVLECVQQFGAALGVAVLGTVFFNAFGAHAGSAAAPAVHAAKLIGEISLGLTALSFLLAFLLPRHGQQGDHGAESGEAALDAAHDDAPRQQPALI, from the coding sequence ATGACGACGAACCCCACTGACCGCAAGTGGCTCGGGCTGAGCGCGATCCTGGCCGCCACGCTCATGGACCTGCTCGACGCGACCGTGCTCAACATCGCCGGCCCGGAGATCCACCGTTCGCTCGGCGGCGGCACCGCCACCCTGCAGTGGTTCACCGCCGCCTACACCCTCGCGCTGGCCTCCGGGCTGCTCCTCGGCGGCCGCCTCGGCGACGTGGTGGGGCGGCGCCGGATGCTGCTCGGTTCCTCGGTCGCCTTCACCGCGGTCTCGGTGGCCTGCGCCTTCGCCTGGTCTCCGGCCTCGCTGATCGGGTTCCGGGCGGTGCAGGGGCTGGCCGCGGCGATGATGGTGCCGCAGACCTTCGGCCTGCTCAGGGAGCTGTTCCCGGGGCCGGAGCTGACCAAGGCGTTCGGGATCTTCGGCCCGGCGATCGGACTGTCCACGATCCTCGGCCCGGTGCTGGCCGGCGTCCTGCTCGACGCGAACCTGCTCGGTACCGGCTGGCGCGCGATCTTCCTCATCAACCTCCTGCTGGGCGGCTACACCCTGCTGGTCGGCCGGCGCGTGCTGCCCGACACGGCGCCCTCGGCCCGCGGCTCCCGGCTGGACCTGGTCGGCACGGTGCTCGGCGGCGGCGCGATGACCCTGCTGATCTACCCGCTGATCCAGGGCCGCGAGTCGGGCTGGCCCGCCTGGTCCTTCCTGATGATGGGCGCGAGCGTGCCGGTGTTCGCCTGCTTCGTGCTGCGCCAGCGGCTGCTCGGCAAGGGCGGCGGCACCCCGCTGATCGACCTCGGCGTGTTCCGCAACCGCTCCTACACCTCGGGTCTGGCCTTCATCCTCGCGTTCTTCGGCGTGGTCGTCGGCTTCTCCCTCAGCTTCGGGCTGTTCCTGCAGCTCGGCCTCGGCTACAGCCCGATGCACGCCAGCCTCACCGCCCTGTCCATGGCCTGCGGCGCGTTCGTCGGCTCGGCGCTCAGCAGCACGATCGGGCTGAAGCTGGGCCGGCGCATCCTGCACCTCGGGCTGGGCGTGATGGGTGTGGCCACGGTCGGCTTCCTGCTGGTGCTCGGCTCGGCCGGCGCGGGCGTGACCGGCTGGGACATGACCGCACCGCTGGCCGTCTACGGTCTCGGCATGGGCGCGATCTTCGTCCCGCTCTTCGACCTGGTGGTGGGCGAGGTGCGGATGGACCAGCTCGGTTCGGCCTCCGGCGTGCTCGAGTGCGTCCAGCAGTTCGGCGCCGCGCTCGGCGTCGCGGTGCTCGGCACCGTGTTCTTCAACGCCTTCGGCGCGCATGCCGGGTCGGCGGCTGCACCCGCCGTGCACGCGGCGAAGCTGATCGGCGAGATCTCGCTCGGCCTGACCGCCCTGTCCTTCCTGCTGGCGTTCCTGCTCCCGCGGCACGGCCAGCAGGGCGACCACGGCGCCGAATCCGGTGAGGCGGCGCTCGACGCGGCGCACGACGACGCGCCGCGGCAGCAGCCGGCGCTGATCTGA
- a CDS encoding class I SAM-dependent methyltransferase — translation MEDRAQDRSSRITRAFDELAPDYDHGHHDAVARALIDFMRPATSGAAADVACGSGAVAVALAAARDADASPVLAIDLSPAMIESGRERAEHAGVADRIEWRVSEAVPLPVPAASLESICCASSLHFLGAGALADWRRALRPGGQVGFTMPAASGFRAGGVFAELVADLPLPDSVDAASRIAIDAGFVSARAEALRLGRRTVFLVTAFMTR, via the coding sequence GTGGAAGACAGGGCTCAGGATCGGTCATCGAGGATCACGCGCGCGTTCGACGAGCTCGCGCCCGATTACGATCACGGGCACCACGACGCCGTCGCCCGCGCTCTGATCGACTTCATGCGACCGGCGACGTCCGGCGCGGCAGCTGACGTCGCTTGCGGCAGCGGGGCTGTGGCCGTCGCCCTCGCGGCCGCGCGCGACGCGGACGCGTCGCCGGTCCTGGCGATCGACCTTTCGCCGGCGATGATCGAGTCGGGTCGCGAGCGCGCCGAGCACGCAGGTGTGGCCGATCGGATCGAGTGGCGGGTCTCCGAGGCCGTGCCGCTGCCTGTTCCGGCTGCATCGCTCGAATCGATCTGCTGCGCATCCTCGCTGCACTTCCTCGGTGCCGGCGCGCTCGCGGACTGGCGCAGGGCGCTGCGTCCCGGCGGCCAGGTCGGGTTCACGATGCCGGCGGCTTCGGGCTTCCGGGCTGGAGGAGTCTTCGCCGAACTGGTCGCGGACCTGCCGTTGCCCGATTCCGTCGACGCAGCTTCTCGGATCGCGATCGACGCGGGCTTCGTCTCCGCACGCGCTGAGGCATTGCGACTCGGCCGGCGGACCGTCTTCCTCGTCACGGCGTTCATGACGAGGTGA
- a CDS encoding LuxR C-terminal-related transcriptional regulator, producing MDVLSLWPLTARAPELGAFSRVWGTARGRSVVVFGAPGVGKTRLAEEFLAQAVRGGAPQGRATASAAAARVPLGAIAHLLPTGVDLADPVRGFAQVASVLGGSGRARVVMIDDLHWLDAASAILLRQLLDAGSIRLIGTARAGEPVNEAVQLLCTDDAVCRIDLAAFDLHQVEQVVRAALGGAVGRHTVRRLYDSSGGNALYLRELVSGALTAGALTGDGEIWELAEGRMAGTPRLVELIGARLQAAGPRGRAVLELLALCEPVPLADAEAVAGMDVLLDLESAGLIRTRTDRGGTEVSLAHPLYAEVIRAGLAPLRSRRILLEQADRVRSGGAAHGLDTRRIAAWQLEATGHAEPALLIEAAALARHAHDYVQARSLLQALGENDHTTSTRVMLGEVLWQLGDAAQADAVLAAAASAATDEQGFLAVTMARAANRFWGEGDHRGTFELFESARQRVVDPACLKSLRHVEGTMRISAGDPRRGLELLEDLAEDVADSDDPVAWLNAASAIPAGLSHVGRTTEALAWAERAYRAHQGIAGQVLFAHPASQLISGVVALTAAGRFDQARATAEEAISQLDEAHAPAIRVWMIVYLGYLELLAGRVADARRWFAEVAALARALAGTSAMNLALVGLALSAALLGDVEAAETATAEANAYPTQNAYVHWNTLAAAWLHTARRDAPSTSRALLIDAAKRARASGLIFGEALLLTDSARLGDAAQAAPRLAQIAEVFDGALVPALAHLAAALAADEPTALLAAANEAAALGADLLAAEAATAASAAYARSGDSRRAAAAAQEARRHLERCGIDRPRTPLLQASQAIASLTEREREIAQMAAHGISSRDIAEALHVSVRTVQNHLQRTYAKLGVSSRGELTRALG from the coding sequence GTGGATGTGCTGTCCCTGTGGCCGTTGACCGCCCGTGCGCCGGAGTTGGGCGCGTTCAGCCGGGTTTGGGGCACCGCTCGAGGGCGGTCCGTGGTCGTGTTCGGCGCGCCGGGCGTCGGCAAGACCCGGCTGGCCGAGGAGTTCCTCGCGCAGGCCGTGCGGGGCGGGGCGCCGCAGGGCCGGGCCACGGCATCGGCGGCCGCGGCCCGGGTGCCGTTGGGCGCGATCGCGCACCTGCTGCCGACCGGCGTGGATCTGGCCGATCCGGTACGCGGCTTCGCACAGGTCGCGAGCGTCCTCGGCGGGTCGGGCCGGGCCCGCGTGGTGATGATCGATGACTTGCACTGGCTGGACGCGGCCTCCGCGATCCTGCTGCGGCAGTTGCTCGACGCCGGCTCGATCCGGCTGATCGGCACGGCGCGTGCCGGGGAGCCGGTCAACGAGGCGGTTCAGCTGCTGTGTACGGACGACGCGGTGTGCCGGATCGACCTCGCGGCGTTCGATCTGCACCAGGTCGAGCAGGTGGTGCGGGCCGCGCTCGGCGGCGCGGTGGGTCGGCACACGGTGCGCAGGCTGTACGACTCGAGCGGTGGCAATGCCCTGTATCTACGGGAGCTCGTCTCCGGCGCGCTGACGGCGGGCGCGTTGACCGGCGATGGCGAGATCTGGGAACTGGCCGAAGGGCGGATGGCCGGGACCCCGCGCCTGGTCGAGCTGATCGGTGCGCGACTGCAGGCCGCCGGGCCGCGTGGCCGAGCCGTCCTCGAGCTGCTGGCGTTGTGCGAGCCGGTGCCGTTGGCCGACGCCGAGGCCGTGGCCGGGATGGACGTGCTTCTCGACCTGGAGTCGGCCGGACTGATCCGCACCCGGACCGACCGCGGCGGTACGGAGGTGTCGCTGGCGCACCCCCTGTACGCCGAGGTGATCCGTGCCGGCCTCGCGCCGCTGCGCAGCCGGAGAATCCTGCTGGAGCAGGCGGATCGGGTCCGGTCCGGCGGCGCCGCGCACGGCTTGGACACCCGCCGGATCGCGGCGTGGCAGCTCGAGGCGACCGGTCACGCCGAGCCCGCCCTGCTCATCGAAGCGGCCGCGCTGGCCCGCCACGCCCACGACTACGTGCAGGCGCGCAGCCTGCTTCAGGCGCTGGGCGAGAACGACCACACGACGTCCACCCGCGTCATGCTCGGCGAGGTGCTGTGGCAGCTCGGCGACGCGGCGCAGGCCGACGCGGTCCTCGCCGCGGCCGCGTCCGCCGCGACCGACGAGCAGGGGTTCCTCGCCGTCACGATGGCGCGCGCGGCCAACCGCTTCTGGGGCGAAGGCGACCACCGCGGCACCTTCGAGCTCTTCGAATCGGCTCGGCAACGCGTCGTCGACCCGGCCTGTCTCAAGAGCCTGCGTCACGTTGAGGGCACGATGCGCATCAGCGCCGGCGATCCCCGGCGCGGCCTGGAGCTGCTCGAGGATCTCGCTGAGGACGTCGCGGACTCCGACGACCCGGTCGCCTGGTTGAACGCGGCCTCGGCCATCCCGGCCGGGCTCTCCCACGTCGGGCGCACCACCGAGGCCTTGGCCTGGGCCGAGCGCGCTTACCGGGCCCATCAAGGGATCGCGGGCCAGGTGCTCTTCGCCCACCCGGCGTCGCAGCTGATCTCCGGGGTCGTCGCGCTGACCGCCGCGGGACGCTTCGACCAGGCGCGCGCGACAGCGGAGGAGGCGATCAGCCAACTGGACGAGGCGCACGCGCCGGCCATCCGCGTCTGGATGATCGTCTATCTCGGCTACCTCGAGCTGCTGGCCGGCCGAGTCGCGGACGCGCGCCGCTGGTTCGCGGAGGTCGCCGCCCTGGCCCGCGCGCTCGCCGGCACCAGCGCGATGAACCTGGCTCTGGTCGGCCTGGCGCTTTCCGCGGCGTTGCTCGGCGACGTCGAGGCCGCCGAAACGGCCACTGCCGAGGCGAACGCGTACCCGACTCAGAATGCTTACGTTCATTGGAACACGCTCGCCGCGGCCTGGCTGCACACTGCTCGCCGCGACGCGCCGTCCACGAGCCGCGCACTGCTGATCGACGCGGCCAAGCGGGCACGTGCCAGTGGCCTGATATTTGGTGAGGCGCTTCTGCTCACCGACTCAGCGCGCTTGGGTGATGCCGCGCAGGCAGCTCCCCGGCTCGCACAGATCGCAGAGGTCTTTGACGGCGCGCTCGTCCCGGCCCTCGCGCACCTGGCTGCCGCGTTGGCTGCCGACGAGCCGACTGCGTTGCTCGCCGCCGCAAACGAGGCCGCCGCGCTCGGCGCAGATCTGCTGGCGGCGGAGGCCGCCACTGCGGCATCAGCCGCGTATGCGAGATCGGGCGACTCCCGCCGTGCCGCGGCAGCCGCCCAGGAAGCTCGCCGTCACTTGGAACGATGCGGCATCGACCGGCCACGCACCCCGCTGCTCCAGGCATCACAGGCCATTGCGTCGCTCACCGAGCGCGAACGCGAGATCGCCCAGATGGCCGCGCACGGCATATCCAGCCGAGACATCGCCGAGGCACTGCACGTGTCGGTGCGTACCGTGCAGAACCACCTGCAGCGCACCTACGCCAAGTTGGGCGTCAGCAGCCGTGGAGAGCTGACCCGCGCGCTCGGCTGA
- a CDS encoding SigE family RNA polymerase sigma factor gives MTDTEYAAFVAANWDRYLRLAYLLTGSEHAAEELVQDTLVKLYARWRRLSVIGDPNAYVRRMLANGNVSRWRRTRREHLVDAPPETGDAAAGRGLPATPELWPGEREGAEELRRALMLLSAGQRAVAVLRHFEDLSEKQVAAVLGCSVGTVKSQNAKALAALRRHLSPAFDEDDKMRSLI, from the coding sequence ATGACCGACACCGAGTACGCGGCATTCGTCGCGGCGAACTGGGATCGCTATCTCAGATTGGCCTATCTGCTCACCGGCAGTGAACACGCGGCCGAAGAGCTCGTCCAGGACACGCTGGTCAAGCTCTACGCGCGCTGGCGGCGGCTGTCCGTGATCGGCGACCCGAACGCCTATGTCCGGCGGATGCTGGCCAACGGCAACGTCAGCCGGTGGCGCCGGACGCGCCGGGAACACCTGGTGGACGCCCCGCCCGAGACCGGGGACGCGGCCGCGGGCCGCGGCCTGCCCGCGACCCCCGAGCTTTGGCCGGGGGAGCGGGAGGGCGCCGAGGAACTTCGCAGGGCACTGATGCTCCTGTCGGCCGGGCAGCGCGCCGTCGCCGTGCTGCGGCACTTCGAGGACCTGAGCGAGAAGCAGGTCGCCGCGGTGCTCGGCTGCTCGGTCGGCACAGTCAAGAGCCAGAACGCGAAAGCCCTGGCCGCGCTGCGCCGGCACCTGAGCCCTGCCTTCGACGAAGACGACAAGATGAGGAGCCTGATATGA
- a CDS encoding helix-turn-helix transcriptional regulator, whose amino-acid sequence MQKKELGAFLRSRRERLRPEEVGLPSGPRRRTPGLRREEVAVLAHISTDYYIRLEQGRAPRPSGEVLASIVDALRLSEPESEHVHVLAGTAPARTGLYRRDVRPSILALIERLPLTAAIVTSAVFDVLAWNDLAAALMTDFSRIAPRERNLARKAFLGPTRGDRALYQISDPAEFRHHVAQQLRAMLARYPADPAVTGLVRELREGSPEFVRLWERHEVEGAPIHTKTFRHPVVGEITVECDALSLTDSDQHLVLYTAPPGSPGAEALALLNVLGTESLHTAREYRSPSTRTASTSSGGSVTVKSNPIMPR is encoded by the coding sequence ATGCAGAAGAAGGAACTCGGCGCGTTCCTGCGCAGCCGGCGCGAGCGGCTGCGGCCGGAGGAGGTCGGGCTGCCGTCCGGCCCGCGGCGGCGGACGCCGGGGCTGCGCCGCGAGGAGGTCGCCGTCCTCGCGCACATCTCCACCGACTACTACATCCGGCTCGAGCAGGGCCGGGCGCCGCGTCCGTCCGGCGAGGTCCTCGCCTCGATCGTGGACGCGCTGCGGCTGAGTGAGCCGGAATCAGAGCACGTGCACGTCCTGGCCGGCACGGCCCCGGCCCGGACCGGGCTCTACCGGCGCGACGTGCGTCCGAGCATTCTCGCGCTGATCGAGCGGCTTCCGCTGACCGCGGCGATCGTGACCTCAGCCGTCTTCGACGTGCTCGCCTGGAACGATCTCGCGGCCGCGCTGATGACGGACTTCTCCCGCATCGCTCCGCGCGAGCGCAACCTGGCCCGCAAGGCGTTCCTCGGCCCGACCCGCGGGGACAGGGCGCTCTATCAGATCTCCGACCCGGCCGAGTTCCGCCACCACGTCGCGCAGCAGCTGCGCGCCATGCTCGCCCGCTACCCGGCTGATCCCGCGGTGACCGGCCTCGTCCGGGAGCTGCGCGAGGGCAGCCCGGAGTTCGTCCGGCTCTGGGAGCGCCATGAGGTCGAGGGCGCGCCCATCCACACGAAGACGTTCCGCCACCCGGTCGTCGGGGAGATCACCGTCGAGTGCGACGCGCTCTCGCTCACCGACAGCGACCAGCACCTCGTGCTCTACACCGCGCCGCCCGGCTCTCCTGGCGCCGAGGCGCTGGCGCTGCTGAACGTGCTGGGCACCGAAAGCCTTCACACCGCCCGGGAATACCGCTCGCCGAGCACGCGCACCGCCTCGACCAGTTCCGGCGGCTCGGTCACGGTGAAGTCGAACCCGATCATGCCGAGATAG
- a CDS encoding LLM class flavin-dependent oxidoreductase — MKRIGFLSFGHWSDGPGSQVRSAADSLLQSVELAEAAEELGADGAYFRVHHFANQLGSPFPLLAAIGARTSRIEIGTAVIDMRYENPLYMAEDAGAADLLAGGRLQLGISRGSPEQVIDGWRYFGYQPAEGQDEADMAREHARVFLDVLGGQGFAKPNPRPMFPNPPGLLRVEPHSAGLRERIWWGAASRATAQWAAEQGMNLQSSTLVANDSASGHGTPFHVTQAEHIQAFRDAWAAAGHEREPRVSVSRSIFPLLDAQDRMYFGGRGEDEDQVGYIDPQTQAIFGRSYAAEPDKLVEQLRRDEAVAAADTLLLTVPNQLGVAYNAHVIDGILQHVAPALGWR; from the coding sequence GTGAAGCGCATCGGTTTTCTCTCGTTCGGGCACTGGTCGGATGGGCCGGGATCGCAGGTGCGATCTGCCGCGGACAGCCTGCTGCAGTCGGTCGAGCTCGCGGAGGCGGCCGAGGAGCTGGGCGCGGACGGCGCCTACTTCCGAGTGCACCACTTCGCCAACCAGCTCGGCTCGCCGTTCCCGCTGCTCGCGGCGATCGGCGCGCGGACCTCGCGGATCGAGATCGGCACCGCCGTCATCGACATGCGTTACGAGAATCCGCTGTACATGGCGGAGGACGCGGGCGCCGCCGACCTCCTCGCGGGCGGGCGACTGCAGCTCGGCATCAGCCGGGGATCACCCGAACAGGTGATCGACGGCTGGCGCTACTTCGGCTACCAGCCGGCGGAGGGCCAGGACGAAGCGGACATGGCCCGCGAGCACGCGCGGGTCTTCCTCGACGTACTTGGAGGCCAGGGCTTCGCCAAGCCGAACCCGCGGCCGATGTTCCCGAACCCGCCGGGGCTGCTGCGGGTCGAGCCGCACTCCGCGGGCCTGCGGGAGCGCATCTGGTGGGGCGCCGCGTCCCGCGCGACTGCGCAGTGGGCAGCCGAGCAGGGGATGAACCTGCAGAGCTCCACGCTGGTCGCGAACGACTCGGCGAGCGGCCACGGAACGCCGTTCCACGTCACCCAGGCCGAGCACATCCAGGCCTTCCGGGACGCCTGGGCCGCGGCCGGCCACGAACGCGAGCCGCGGGTGAGCGTGAGCCGCAGCATCTTCCCGCTGCTCGACGCCCAGGACCGGATGTACTTCGGCGGGCGAGGCGAGGACGAGGACCAGGTCGGCTACATCGACCCGCAGACCCAGGCGATCTTCGGCCGCAGCTACGCGGCCGAGCCGGACAAGCTGGTCGAGCAGCTGCGCCGGGATGAGGCTGTCGCGGCCGCCGACACGCTGCTGCTGACCGTCCCGAACCAGCTCGGCGTCGCGTACAACGCCCACGTCATCGACGGGATCCTGCAGCACGTCGCGCCGGCGCTGGGATGGCGGTGA
- a CDS encoding GNAT family N-acetyltransferase, with amino-acid sequence MENLEDLIRRWFQGWCASRHLPEAEPADDGLWINCKQPNREFEVFTLHADDDPPSVSRLAAQVLAKSERTWLTAATRHLAQTSEAIEATGLVLLQREEWFMGVDLTEQPLKPLDSEYTSDVKADGSAVAVEIYDRAGELAARGQLGIAGDDAVPDRIETMPGHRRRGLGSVVMGMLAAEALARGAHTGLLIASPDGQQLYSRLGWARIADVVIAGNTVNV; translated from the coding sequence ATGGAGAACCTCGAAGACCTGATCCGCCGTTGGTTTCAGGGCTGGTGCGCTTCCCGGCACCTACCCGAAGCGGAGCCGGCCGATGACGGGCTGTGGATCAACTGCAAGCAGCCCAACCGCGAGTTCGAGGTCTTCACTCTGCACGCCGACGACGACCCGCCGTCCGTCTCCCGCCTCGCGGCGCAGGTGCTCGCCAAATCGGAGCGCACCTGGCTGACGGCGGCGACCAGGCACCTCGCGCAGACGTCGGAGGCCATCGAAGCGACCGGCCTCGTGCTGCTTCAGCGGGAAGAGTGGTTCATGGGCGTCGACCTGACCGAGCAGCCGCTCAAGCCGCTCGATTCGGAATACACCAGCGACGTGAAAGCCGACGGTTCCGCCGTCGCCGTCGAGATCTACGACCGAGCCGGTGAGCTCGCGGCCCGCGGCCAGCTCGGCATCGCCGGCGACGATGCCGTCCCGGACCGAATAGAGACCATGCCCGGCCACCGGCGACGCGGTCTGGGCAGCGTGGTGATGGGCATGCTGGCGGCTGAAGCGCTGGCGCGCGGCGCACATACCGGGCTGCTGATCGCCAGCCCTGATGGGCAGCAGCTGTACTCCAGGCTCGGCTGGGCCCGCATCGCGGATGTGGTGATCGCCGGCAACACCGTCAACGTCTGA
- a CDS encoding SixA phosphatase family protein, whose protein sequence is MSETKNRTLVLLRHAKSDWPADVPDHERPLADRGRRDAPAMGRWLREAGFRPDHVLCSTALRTRQTWELVKGELAGTPPTTFEPRVYGATALELLDVIASAPAEAGTTLVIGHNPGLEILALTLSGEVAGRENDHLREKFPTASVAVFAWSGRWDQLAAGSARLVHFVTPHDL, encoded by the coding sequence GTGAGCGAGACGAAAAACAGGACGCTGGTACTGCTGCGGCACGCCAAGTCCGATTGGCCCGCGGATGTCCCCGACCACGAGCGTCCGCTGGCCGACCGCGGCCGCCGCGACGCGCCCGCGATGGGCCGCTGGCTGCGCGAGGCGGGCTTCCGGCCCGACCACGTGCTCTGCTCCACCGCGTTGCGGACGCGCCAGACCTGGGAGCTGGTGAAGGGCGAGCTCGCCGGAACTCCGCCGACCACGTTCGAACCGCGCGTCTACGGCGCCACCGCGCTCGAGCTGCTGGACGTGATCGCGAGCGCTCCGGCCGAGGCGGGGACGACGCTCGTGATCGGACACAACCCCGGCCTCGAGATTCTCGCCCTCACGCTCTCCGGCGAGGTCGCGGGCCGCGAGAACGACCACCTGCGGGAGAAGTTCCCCACCGCCTCGGTCGCAGTGTTCGCATGGTCCGGCCGCTGGGACCAGCTCGCCGCCGGGTCCGCTCGTCTTGTGCACTTCGTGACGCCGCACGACCTCTAG
- a CDS encoding helix-turn-helix transcriptional regulator: MLETSARLLRLLSLLQTPRDWTGPQLAERLGVSARTVRNDVERLRSLGYPVHATRGAVGGYRLGAGAQLPPLLLDDEEAVAVAVGLRTAASGSISGIEETSLRALAKVEQVLPSRLRRRVNALQTYVASVAAAENQPRVDANVLTELTAACRDRELVRFAYQDRGKSESRRVAEPYGVVNWGRRWYLVAWDRDRADWRTFRVDRMTPGFPAGPRFAPRELPDEDLARYVSARASAAPWRLAAQITVHAPAEKVAERVPGYVGPIRSVDPDTCVLSTGNDNAEMLAAYLGMIGFDFTVTEPPELVEAVRVLGERYSRAV, encoded by the coding sequence ATGTTGGAAACCTCGGCTCGCCTGCTGCGTCTGCTCTCCCTGCTGCAGACCCCCCGTGACTGGACCGGCCCCCAGCTCGCCGAGCGCCTCGGTGTCAGTGCCCGTACGGTACGCAACGACGTGGAACGGCTGCGCAGCCTCGGCTATCCCGTGCACGCCACCCGCGGCGCGGTCGGCGGCTACCGGCTCGGCGCCGGCGCGCAGCTGCCGCCGCTGCTCCTCGACGACGAGGAGGCCGTGGCGGTCGCGGTCGGGCTGCGCACCGCGGCGTCCGGCTCGATCTCAGGGATCGAAGAGACCTCGCTGCGCGCGCTGGCGAAGGTGGAGCAGGTGCTCCCGTCCCGGCTGCGGCGCCGGGTCAACGCGCTGCAGACGTACGTCGCCTCCGTGGCCGCGGCCGAGAACCAGCCACGGGTGGACGCGAACGTGCTCACCGAGCTGACCGCGGCCTGCCGCGACCGCGAACTCGTCCGCTTCGCCTACCAGGACCGCGGCAAATCCGAGAGTCGCCGCGTCGCGGAACCCTACGGCGTCGTCAACTGGGGACGGCGCTGGTACCTGGTCGCCTGGGACCGCGACCGCGCGGACTGGCGCACCTTCCGGGTCGACCGGATGACGCCCGGCTTCCCGGCCGGCCCTCGGTTCGCCCCACGCGAACTGCCCGACGAGGACCTGGCCCGCTACGTCTCGGCACGCGCGTCGGCCGCGCCATGGCGGCTGGCGGCGCAGATCACGGTGCACGCACCGGCCGAGAAGGTGGCCGAGCGCGTGCCCGGCTACGTCGGCCCGATCCGCAGCGTCGATCCCGATACCTGCGTTTTGAGCACGGGCAACGACAATGCGGAGATGTTGGCCGCCTATCTCGGCATGATCGGGTTCGACTTCACCGTGACCGAGCCGCCGGAACTGGTCGAGGCGGTGCGCGTGCTCGGCGAGCGGTATTCCCGGGCGGTGTGA